In the Hordeum vulgare subsp. vulgare chromosome 7H, MorexV3_pseudomolecules_assembly, whole genome shotgun sequence genome, one interval contains:
- the LOC123408466 gene encoding TBCC domain-containing protein 1-like, with the protein MPRDLWIPAYTLQLTVTCGPTPDPTSQRHCLPRPAQTVAGRKEKSEEIFYASGSGEPIVRSFHRLSPPFPPSPDLSTRPSLAPPPRAAMADEPLDASPATAAPAPAASGPSPAPASTPAPAPAATASLVLRPRRESFEHGLLPIPKLVFPEGTLTQTLTQLKAKLAAPGHGRVGAAALAEALQIPADQAALALGTLAAVLPGEGDGPAADGAWEADLRDVLLFLYIQSYKRLVPRAHKDSPSVADVWPSTSAFDGYLSALSPIQLVRSNSRRFMPSQADEEAHQLSYLQKHMANVLTLLADSVDGEGDESMVLTMETFEHLGFLLQFSEGTPLSQAAPFFANSDPDMPAAPVPATQVHEWILQNIASSLEYTAEKSITKENNQRSVSDPDVAMADAVTNTRIQSISPTGASVQNNPGYYRNTSFVEGISKTSVVKHGSDIKGHSIKVLNCHDSVIYILAPLKYATVYGCSDITVVLGAIGKVVKVEHCERVQIVAASKRICIANCRECIFYLGVNHQPLIVGDNHKLQVAPFNTYYPQLGEHLEQVGVDPSVNKWDQPFVLGVVDPHDSLSHPAGVSDVQAESATCLDPDLFTDFMIPSWFEAEGPTKYNPFTLPEVYWASQRKKNASLEDIQKSLRELELDDNRKKELACALHSQFKDWLYASGNIRQLYCLQGE; encoded by the exons ATGCCGCGTGACCTCTGGATTCCCGCCTACACGCTCCAGCTCACGGTGACATGTGGACCCACACCCGACCCCACCAGCCAGAGACACTGTCTTCCACGCCCAGCCCAGACCGTCGCAGGGAGGAAGGAAAAAAGCGAGGAAATTTTTTACGCTAGCGGCAGCGGCGAGCCCATCGTTCGTTCCTTTCACCGTCTCTCTCCACCTTTCCCTCCGTCCCCAGATCTCTCCACCCGCCCCTCCCTCGCTCCTCCACCTCGCGCTGCAATGGCCGACGAGCCCCTCGACGCGTCGCCGGCGACCGCGGCCCCCGCCCCTGCGGCGTCGGGCCCCTCCCCCGCGCCCGCCTCCACCCCAGCCCCCGCGCCCGCGGCGACCGCGTCCCTCGTCCTCCGGCCCCGGCGGGAGTCGTTCGAGCACGGGCTCCTGCCGATCCCCAAGCTGGTCTTCCCGGAGGGCACGCTCACGCAAACCCTCACGCAGCTCAAGGCGAAGCTCGCGGCGCCGGGCCACGGGCGCGTGGGCGCCGCGGCGCTCGCGGAGGCGCTGCAGATCCCCGCCGACCAGGCCGCGCTCGCGCTCGGGACGCTCGCCGCGGTCCTCCCCGGCGAAGGCGACGGCCCCGCCGCGGACGGCGCGTGGGAGGCCGACCTCCGCGACGTGCTCCTCTTCCTCTACATCCAGTCCTACAAGCGCCTCGTGCCGCGCGCCCACAAGGACTCGCCGTCCGTCGCCGACGTCTGGCCATCCACCTCCGCGTTCGACGGATACCTCTCCGCGCTCTCACCGATCCAG CTTGTACGCAGTAATAGCCGTCGGTTTATGCCTTCGCAAGCAGATGAAGAAGCTCATCAGCTATCTTATTTACAAAAGCATATGGCCAATGTTTTAACTCTTTTGGCAGATTCTGTTGATGGAGAGGGTGATGAATCTATG GTACTGACAATGGAGACTTTTGAGCACCTTGGATTCTTGTTGCAGTTTTCTGAAGGAACTCCTTTAAGCCAAGCTGCTCCATTTTTTGCGAATTCTGATCCAGACATGCCTGCTGCTCCTGTTCCGGCTACTCAAGTTCATGAATGGATTCTGCAGAATATAGCTTCTTCCTTGGAATACACTGCAGAAAAATCTATAACTAAGGAAAACAATCAACGGAGTGTATCTGATCCTGATGTGGCAATGGCTGATGCTGTCACAAATACAAGAATTCAGAGCATCTCACCAACTGGTGCTTCTGTGCAAAACAATCCTGGATACTACCGAAATACGTCTTTTGTGGAGGGTATCTCCAAAACTTCTGTTGTCAAACACGGGTCTGATATTAAAGGGCATTCAATAAAG GTTTTGAATTGCCATGATTCTGTTATCTACATCCTAGCCCCTCTCAAATATGCTACGGTGTATGGATGTTCTGACATAACTGTTGTTCTTGGTGCTATTGGCAAG GTGGTAAAAGTTGAGCATTGTGAACGTGTGCAAATAGTTGCGGCTTCTAAAAGAATCTGTATTGCCAATTGTCGAGAATGTATCTTCTACTTGGGAGTAAATCACCAACCACTTATAGTGGGGGACAACCATAAATTACAA GTTGCTCCATTTAATACTTACTATCCACAACTTGGGGAGCATTTGGAACAAGTTGGTGTGGACCCTAGCGTCAACAAGTGGGATCAACCTTTTGTGCTGGGAGTTGTTGATCCACATGATTCATTATCTCATCCTGCAGGGGTTTCTGATGTACAAGCCGAGTCTGCCACTTGTCTAGACCCTGATCTATTCACAGACTTCATG ATTCCTAGTTGGTTTGAGGCAGAAGGTCCTACCAAATACAATCCATTTACGTTACCTGAAGTTTACTGGGCATCACAGAGGAAAAAG AATGCTTCTCTGGAAGACATTCAAAAGAGTTTACGGGAGCTGGAGCTTGATGATAACCGGAAAAAAGAATTGGCATGTGCCCTTCATTCTCAATTCAAAGACTGGCTATATG CTTCAGGAAATATCCGCCAGCTTTACTGTTTGCAAGGCGAATAA